A single region of the Uranotaenia lowii strain MFRU-FL unplaced genomic scaffold, ASM2978415v1 HiC_scaffold_48, whole genome shotgun sequence genome encodes:
- the LOC129760164 gene encoding probable serine/threonine-protein kinase DDB_G0267686 isoform X1, whose protein sequence is MRENTDDVTPQVWKEWILEAIRRIRCQKQRPSIQRICQAIGSHHKFHEDIVAEKLEEAVESGAVLKVYNKGLHSYKAPTNTLRRMVVVSNDSDLSRLVSKAVRDLGECDGSSMKSIENYVQQTNNLNITTGTDYSLVIKNSVRVALTEGLLIQENKLYKLGNDIKTFGKRKSTTPKRKEKSNIESNKKKVTNIVCVECLGTDTKGPAGVPDPLSSCSGCGVSLHNTCANTNSTDLPLAALVKRGTKWYCEECKICDGCSTQNEKGPCLISCSDCTKNYHFSCMAPGTGDNKILKTAWRCSSCLGTYKKNRKMVEKDSSVHKVIEPKASSRLDDSKKTKSTQSVSGVCRNKSPLGRSSAATNILNREYCSKTNSAQRIKQQPLLSSPEPPERIEDMPGKPFNQFTFSNIPKPLITDGSGISEQNLFLSEATTNLFDSANANLKNHKQAGKQYVGHTLIPSARKFSDLYFSGKQKELCTSNINLNFPSYQLTPITKLSEPYKKCAYQYRLNEMFNNSSNNQCSWKSDSSNTHKTRQRKLSSSSSDSSVSINDRSYEFPITFDSNDETARSSGSSSKIIQNKLGKKPKTINCDTKNICTDGRNIKSRTCTDVNFHSKPLTTSDLEEFRKTNVFTSSTACSNESSWGFAAVAKKKIDIFDKYNNIESTRTYFDRCLSTTSISQGTGLRKSISLAFDSDKIPDTLGRLTENKNIASRKQTTNQILKHANRQKNETCTKNEILSRCFSTPKCNRPISTYDYNLFMISIGENKFTDNISPSRLVKQAIREKYSMQSHGLSIPTKDQQIIKMYNTVSMDNCMSFDSSNALVSATTNRKRCSEFDATISFPHKAEQADPSDALQHLPLPTKSTSQMDQPPLPNGATQCDADLYKQIRETAASSLAEMMRLDAQSFTHREATPESTVVSSPKKSLSSIMQSPSKFMAAQERCPAAIEFGKFEIQTWYSSPFPQEYARLPKLFLCEFCLKYTKSKAVLQRHQDKCTWRHPPGTEIYRCNDIAIFEVDGNTNKIYCQNLCLLAKLFLDHKTLYYDVEPFLFYVLTKYDRKGYHLVGYFSKEKHCLQKYNVSCIMTMPQYQRQGFGRFLIDFSYLLSREEGQPGTPEKPLSDLGRVSYYAYWRSVALEYLYHNKKRVISLKSISKQTGIVIADVALAFQLLNFIKYIKVFKDGFKVYKPVLCVDWDIVDKYYERITKSSTRRIIDKECLRWTPLLSNVPVFVETELTPDTSPATDKKMKHENLGENVQTTEADTTKHPLSVIAALQSDVCEEFRGVKKRGKKYGCIKTPKLPKKINEDSSVPIPAVVDPPEVRKMADKDAAPVLIETTSSGRKRIRPSKYGGNSSESVSKNIQPSPTIPSELDYKKRKRSNDVEILQHDRKRSRLDSATENSIPDQKRTYRSRESITTKNDVENNFQKTDNPKKLKLFSNEEVCLRSEKNDKNNSLVQPEHFDSVATVKEDSEPLVSPQANKRKAPQRLGNRISTRTSSTSTALNSCESDEHPTVRTKVVEKQPTLPMLFQKKTQTQPVSFPGNENLEENTSNSPDDCETVTENSNPNFGNKDNVFCQNPNLSSDDSSIEADDEMEEEYSVCKKKFVKNRSPDIKLQHAKADNEECKKPLNIKDAAHDQTEMCSDTETKQCTEQVTHKEQKNIQSQNLNMTAENAKSTAEFTSDEKHLFHEKRDEESPVKNSKTDKNSTVEIDSEKPSPKSPQAKVNLSDIKVGDVETDDANDSKINETSIVVPETFDHISKSSTDEEFVQVEQPKPVEPKAAHIDQTISSNLDLKKMESENDSHHTENRQPEEENVNQDGKNNSLTDDSLKTNEVTDSSSSKELNFSEISEKISVITESKICTNSSINNTEGMDTRNAELKIIESTAPVIKENVTSLETTESNTCNESTNMFFPSINTSVEKESSNTASVLKINENYEKSLENRRPNIIVDVKTSSENESSTKQLDQASTKKDQTPEQLEKINNLAKGKQNDLPPLKVVDERIVVEATSIGSLDVATSHKKKFLKNAAEEANKQTSENAEHISEKSVIQQCEDIKCFTVTPESSSALTASNTNNETYTASSINPADIKKEPSLIKLAKNESAGPQSQSSYDHENDKHKDSSSIESSSNYEDSSKNCSDSKKTKDKTEDLKKIKQDNKRPSMTSIKSETKNETKTKTDQESMTTNSPLKRLDAVKKETSKSSISHSSFNNNSKIGISSEQMKQHSISQETSKSGSNVALNNSSSRTEKYISKHGIHDSKSIDLNKIAPQFPGINQLPNYHTTSQYWQLDPYYQSCNLSYLDATNQKSPNKFHLDLATSMAYGSFPSNLYQSAFQQHQEQQYQQHQQSFQQKERSNQRLEKKNLSIPSNNNSTSEKVKIGRSLDEKYIKSNIEQVSSQHHSGINMPMNLEGNPCAKSMGSQFSGHGPSKMNSSTKTKIDNKSSANCMLDKPNQQHVAHQHTINTVNQQNACQISGTQQQLNNQLIMNKNLHQQIESNKSNFQSDELNQDNPNNNNSISVSDIKPHGSNSGDVSSISVYTPDSTTNSVHSLHQYGQCDLDVTQLGLESPASISSDMNSQSSVENIRPSSVVPHQVNQYSDCSIQQQQHQNQIQQQMNMHTHAPASSPQQSMAIINNNSSMDTGNSGNRAKLQSSQLQQQNSRAPTTNRSATPKVGRNTTTPVGNHQQSQQQQQQRHQNRSTPPVVNTIQPLTSPSHQHQQQTQQQMQQANVTQQQQHQHQLTLQQQMHQSYGHISGSSLAHQNHSQNMHQTGYITSQLGIPSQGYPQSPTSYGSVPMTTVIQHRMSGSHTSLATPNSLHSPHQRLGPSPSSCAVSSANNFYIQTGNVSHPQSHTPIPAPTTTPTPAPTPTPQIDNSCQASSLQGSVSQGNIIQGSLSCLSKLQQLTTSVDMTGSSCNTPPTAGGVNITPPPIHSTHVGGSITPSPSSHMPNQNAVRNISTPPTSIQTQMPSLNYHKYYTGNMNVSPITGSQNSSGRLSRNTASAPIQHMGNTSSRVSSNVAISPNLMSPYSTLNTAYRMSAAQSSSTGGYIPNPAAGFINNATQIPVQMGVMNMQSQYQDPSAIQRAQQNSMYPAAYSAYLPAMRR, encoded by the exons ATGCGGGAAAATACAGATGACGTAACCCCACAAGTTTGGAAAGAATGGATCCTGGAAGCTATACGCCGAATAAGATGCCAAAAACAGCGGCCAAGTATCCAAAGGATATGTCAAGCTATCGGCAGTCATCATAAGTTTCACGAAGACATTGTTGCCGAAAAGTTAGAAGAAGCTGTGGAATCTGGAGCCGTTTTAAAAGTGTATAACAAAGGTTTACATTCATACAAAGCTCCCACAAATACGTTGCGTCGAATGGTTGTCGTTTCCAATGACAGTGATCTGTCCCGATTGGTTTCTAAAGCTGTCCGTGATCTTGGAGAATGTGATGGATCTAGCATGAAGTCAATAGAAAACTATGTTCagcaaacaaacaatctgaatATAACAACAGGAACAGACTACAGTCTTGTTATAAAAAACTCTGTTCGAGTAGCACTCACTGAAGGTTTGTTGATTCAAGAGAACAAATTATATAAACTAGGCAACGATATCAAAACATTTGGAAAGAGAAAATCTACTACTCCCAAGAGGAAAGAGAAGAGCAACATCGAAAGTAATAAAAAg AAAGTCACTAATATAGTTTGTGTAGAATGTCTTGGGACGGATACCAAAGGTCCAGCAGGCGTACCAGATCCATTGAGCTCTTGTAGCGGATGCGGTGTGTCATTGCACAATACTTGCGCAAACACAAATTCGACAGACCTTCCCTTGGCGGCATTGGTGAAGCGTGGAACAAAGTGGTACTGTGAGGAGTGTAAAATTTGTGATGGATGTTCTACGCAAAATGAGAAAGGTCCTTGCTTGATAAGTTGTTCGGATTgcacaaaaaattatcatttttcgtGTATGGCTCCTGGAACAGGCGATAACAAAATACTAAAGACAGCGTGGAG ATGCTCTTCGTGCCTTGGcacctataaaaaaaatcggaaaatggTCGAAAAAGATTCTTCTGTTCATAAAGTTATCGAACCAAAAGCAAGCAGCCGATTGGATGActcaaaaaaaacaaa ATCTACCCAATCGGTATCAGGAGTTTGTAGGAATAAGTCGCCACTAGGAAGAAGTTCTGCCGCAACGAATATCCTCAATAGGGAATATTGTTCAAAAACGAACAGTGCACAACGGATAAAACAACAACCCTTGCTATCGTCGCCAGAGCCACCAGAACGAATCGAGGACATGCCCGGTAAACCTTTCAATCAATTCACTTTTAGTAATATACCAAAACCGCTGATTACTGATGGTTCTGGTATTAGTGaacaaaacttgtttttgaGTGAAGCTACTACAAATTTATTTGATAGTGCTAATGCCAATTTAAAAAACCATAAACAAGCTGGAAAACAATACGTAGGGCATACGTTGATTCCATCAGCTAGAAAATTTAGCGATTTATACTTTTCGGGAAAGCAAAAAGAGTTGTGCACCAGCaacattaatttaaattttccaagtTATCAGTTAACACCAATTACTAAACTTTCCGAACCTTATAAAAAATGCGCTTATCAGTATAGATTGAATgaaatgtttaataatagctcaAATAATCAATGTTCTTGGAAATCAGATTCAAGCAATACACACAAAACTAGGCAGCGTAAATTATCTTCATCTTCTTCTGACTCCTCAGTTAGTATAAACGATCGTTCTTATGAGTTTCCTATCACATTCGATAGCAATGATGAAACTGCCAGAAGTTCAGGCTCGTCGTCtaaaatcatacaaaataaattgggcaaaaaaccaaaaaccatCAACTGTGATACGAAAAATATCTGCACAGACGGTAGAAACATCAAGAGCAGAACGTGTACCGATGTGAATTTTCACAGCAAACCATTAACGACATCGGATTTAGAAGAATTTAGGAAAACAAACGTATTTACGAGCAGTACTGCCTGTAGCAATGAGTCGTCATGGGGTTTTGCAGCTGtcgcaaagaaaaaaatcgacattttcGACAAATATAACAACATAGAGTCAACAAGAACTTATTTTGATCGATGCCTATCGACGACAAGTATCTCACAGGGTACCGGTTTGAGAAAAAGTATTTCGTTGGCTTTTGATTCGGACAAAATCCCTGATACCTTAGGTAGGCtgacagaaaacaaaaatattgcctcaagaaaacaaacaaccaaccaAATACTAAAACATGCAAACAGGCAAAAGAATGAAACATgtacaaaaaatgaaatcttaaGTCGCTGTTTTTCCACGCCGAAATGTAACCGCCCAATTTCAACTTATGATTACAATTTGTTCATGATTTCCATAGGAGAAAATAAGTTCACTGACAATATATCCCCAAGTAGGTTAGTTAAGCAAGCTATACGTGAAAAGTATTCGATGCAAAGCCACGGACTTTCTATTCCAACTAAGGACcaacaaatcataaaaatgtaCAACACTGTATCAATGGATAATTGTATGTCATTCGATAGTAGTAATGCTCTGGTTAGCGCGACAACGAATCGAAAGCGATGTTCCGAATTCGATGCAACCATTAGCTTTCCACACAAAGCAGAGCAAGCTGATCCATCTGACGCATTACAACACCTGCCGCTACCAACAAAATCTACTTCCCAAATGG ATCAACCGCCCTTACCCAACGGAGCAACGCAGTGCGATGCAGATTTGTACAAACAAATTCGTGAAACTGCTGCCAGTTCGTTAGCCGAAATGATGCGACTAGATGCTCAATCATTCACGCACCGTGAGGCCACTCCTGAATCAACTGTTGTGAGCAGTCCGAAGAAATCACTCAGCTCAATCATGCAGTCACCATCCAAGTTTATGGCAGCCCAAGAGCGTTGTCCAGCAGCtattgaatttggaaaattcgaaattcaaaccTGGTACTCGAGTCCGTTTCCGCAGGAGTATGCCAG ATTACCCAAATTATTCCTGTGTGAGTTCTGTCTGAAATACACCAAAAGCAAAGCAGTTCTCCAGCGGCATCAGGACAAATGTACATGGCGTCATCCGCCCGGAACCGAAATATATCGGTGCAATGATATCGCGATATTTGAGGTAGATGGCAACACGAACAAGATATATTGCCAGAACCTGTGCCTACTCGCGAAAttatttcttgatcataaaacCCTATACTATGATGTAGAACCTTTCTTATTCTACGTTCTGACAAAATATGATCGCAAAGGTTATCATTTAGTAGGAtatttttctaaagaaaaaCATTGTCTCCAAAAGTATAACGTGTCTTGTATTATGACAATGCCGCAATATCAAAGGCAAGGTTTTGGTCGATTCCTCATAGATTTCAGTTATCTTTTGAGTAGAGAAGAAGGTCAACCAGGAACTCCAGAAAAACCTTTGTCAGATCTTGGGCGCGTGTCATATTACGCATATTGGCGATCGGTGGCATTGGAATATTTATATCACAATAAAAAACGTGTTATTTCTTTGAAAtcaatttccaaacaaacaggAATCGTTATAGCAGATGTTGCCTTAGCATTTCAATTGTTGAATTTCATCAAGTATATTAAGGTTTTCAAAGATGGATTCAAGGTTTATAAACCTGTCCTATGTGTCGACTGGGATATTGTTGATAAGTATTACGAGCGAATAACAAAATCGAGTACCAGACGTATCATAGATAAAGAATGTTTACGATGGACTCCTTTGCTCTCCAATGTACCCGTGTTTGTTGAAACTGAGTTGACCCCAGACACTTCACCAgctacagataaaaaaatgaaacatgagaATCTTGGTGAAAACGTCCAAACGACAGAAGCTGATACCACAAAACATCCTTTATCCGTAATAGCTGCCTTACAAAGTGATGTTTGCGAAGAGTTCAGAGGAGTCAAAAAACGAGGCAAAAAGTATGGTTGTATAAAAACACCTAAATTACCTAAGAAAATCAATGAGGACAGTTCTGTTCCAATACCAGCTGTGGTTGACCCACCTGAGGTTAGGAAAATGGCCGACAAAGATGCAGCTCCCGTTTTAATTGAAACCACGTCATCTGGACGGAAAAGAATAAGACCAAGTAAATATGGTGGAAATTCAAGTGAATCGGTTTCTAAAAATATACAACCAAGTCCTACTATCCCTTCAGAGTTGGATtacaagaaaagaaaaagaagcaaTGACGTGGAAATACTTCAGCACGATCGTAAACGGTCACGTCTTGATTCGGCGACGGAAAATAGCATTCCAGATCAAAAGCGTACATATAGATCAAGAGAATCTATAACAACTAAAAacgacgttgaaaataattttcaaaaaacagataatccaaaaaagttaaaacttttCTCAAATGAAGAAGTATGTTTGCGATcagaaaaaaacgataaaaataatTCTCTAGTTCAACCCGAACATTTTGATAGCGTTGCAACTGTCAAAGAGGATTCAGAACCTCTAGTCTCACCCCAAGCAAACAAAAGAAAAGCCCCGCAACGATTGGGCAACAGAATTTCCACAAGAACATCTTCGACGTCGACTGCTTTGAATAGTTGTGAAAGTGATGAACATCCTACTGTTCGTACCAAGGTCGTTGAAAAACAACCGACATTGCCAATGCTTTTCCAAAAGAAAACTCAAACACAACCAGTATCATTtcctggaaatgaaaatttagaagaaaatacCTCTAACAGCCCCGATGATTGTGAAACGGTTACGGAAAACAGTAATCCTAACTTTGGTAATAAGGACAACGTATTTTGTCAGAATCCTAACTTATCTAGTGATGATTCGTCAATAGAGGCTGACGATGAAATGGAGGAAGAATATTCAGTTtgcaaaaagaaatttgttaaaaatcgaTCCCCAGACATCAAATTACAACATGCAAAGGCTGACAACGAAGAATGCAAAAAACCACTTAATATCAAAGATGCAGCACATGATCAGACTGAGATGTGTTCCGATACTGAGACAAAACAATGTACTGAACAAGTAACGCATAAGGAGCAGAAAAATATACaaagtcaaaatttaaacatgacTGCAGAAAATGCGAAAAGCACAGCTGAGTTTACTTCTgatgaaaagcatttatttcATGAAAAGCGCGATGAAGAATCCCCAGTGAAGAatagcaaaactgacaaaaactcGACTGTTGAAATAGATTCAGAAAAGCCATCGCCGAAATCGCCTCAGGCAAAGGTAAATCTTTCAGACATAAAGGTAGGAGACGTAGAAACAGACGACGCAAACGATagcaaaataaatgaaactaGCATCGTAGTACCTGAAACTTTTGATCATATTTCGAAATCATCAACTGATGAAGAGTTTGTGCAAGTAGAACAACCGAAACCAGTAGAACCGAAAGCTGCGCATATTGATCAAACCATTTCTTCTAATTTAGATCTGAAGAAAATGGAAAGCGAAAATGATTCACATCATACCGAAAACAGGCAACCGGAGGAAGAAAATGTTAACCAAGATGGAAAAAACAACAGCCTAACTGATGATTCCCTTAAAACAAATGAAGTTACAGACAGTAGCAGTAGCAAAGAGCTTAATTTCTCGGAGATCAGTGAAAAGATATCAGTTATCACAGAATCGAAAATATGTACGAACTCCTCAATAAATAATACAGAAGGTATGGACACGAGAAACGCCGAGTTGAAGATAATTGAGTCCACTGCGCCCGTGATAAAAGAAAATGTCACTTCATTAGAAACAACGGAATCAAACACTTGTAATGAATCTACAAACATGTTTTTTCCATCCATAAATACATCTGTCGAAAAAGAAAGCAGTAATACGGCAAGTGtgctaaaaataaatgaaaattacgaaaagaGCTTGGAAAATCGAAGACCTAACATAATAGTGGATGTTAAAACGAGCAGTGAGAATGAAAGTAGCACCAAACAGCTTGATCAGGCAAGTACCAAAAAAGACCAGACGCCTGAGCAATTAGAAAAGATTAATAATTTGGCTAAAGGTAAACAGAATGATCTTCCCCCTTTAAAAGTAGTCGATGAAAGGATAGTTGTTGAAGCTACATCAATCGGTTCGTTAGATGTTGCGACATCACATAAAAAGAAGTTCCTTAAGAATGCTGCTGAGGAAGCTAACAAGCAAACATCTGAAAATGCAGAGCatatttctgaaaaatcagTGATACAACAGTGTGAAGACATAAAATGCTTCACCGTTACTCCAGAAAGTTCCAGTGCGTTGACAGCTAGTAACACAAATAATGAAACTTATACTGCATCATCCATAAATCCGGCAGACATTAAAAAAGAACCTTCGCttataaaattagcaaaaaatgaaagtGCTGGTCCGCAATCACAATCCTCCTATGACCATGAAAATGACAAACACAAAGATAGTAGCTCTATAGAAAGTTCTAGCAATTACGAGGattcatcaaaaaattgttcagattccaaaaaaacaaaagataaaactgaagatttgaaaaaaattaaacaagacaACAAACGCCCTTCAATGACTAGTATCAAATCTGAGACAAAAAACGAAACTAAAACCAAAACGGACCAAGAATCGATGACTACAAACAGTCCTTTGAAAAGGTTGGATGCTGTTAAAAAAGAAACATCAAAAAGTTCAATATCCCACTCTAGTTTTAACAACAACTCAAAAATTGGAATCTCTTCTGAACAAATGAAACAGCATTCTATCAGCCAAGAAACAAGCAAATCTGGATCGAATGTTGCTCTGAATAACTCAAGTTCAAGAACAGAAAAGTATATATCAAAGCATGGCATTCACGACTCGAAATCCATAGATCTCAACAAAATTGCACCGCAATTTCCAGGTATCAATCAGTTGCCGAATTATCACACTACATCCCAGTATTGGCAACTTGATCCTTATTATCAAAGCTGTAATCTATCCTACTTGGACGCCACGAATCAAAAATCTCCAAATAAGTTTCATCTGGATCTGGCCACATCTATGGCTTACGGAAGCTTTCCTTCAAATCTCTATCAATCGGCATTTCAACAGCACCAAGAACAGCAGtatcaacaacatcaacaatcttttcaacaaaaagaGCGCTCCAATCAACGGTTAGAAAAAAAGAACCTGTCAATTCCATCAAATAACAATAGTACAAGCGAAAAAGTCAAAATAGGACGGAGCTTGGATGAAAAATACATAAAGTCCAACATAGAGCAAGTCTCCTCACAACATCATAGTGGCATCAATATGCCCATGAATTTAGAAGGGAATCCGTGTGCAAAATCCATGGGTTCACAATTTAGTGGACACGGTCCATCCAAGATGAATAGCAGTACAAAAACGAAAATTGACAACAAATCCAGTGCTAACTGCATGTTGGATAAGCCCAATCAACAGCATGTGGCACACCAACATACAATAAATACTGTCAATCAGCAGAATGCATGTCAAATATCTGGCACGCAACAGCAGCTAAATAATCAGCTTatcatgaataaaaatttgcatcaaCAGATAGAATCAAACAAAAGCAATTTTCAAAGTGATGAGTTAAATCAAGATAatcccaacaacaacaatagtATTTCGGTATCTGATATAAAACCGCATGGGAGCAACTCAGGAGATGTATCGTCTATAAGTGTGTACACACCAGATTCAACTACCAATTCGGTTCATAGTTTGCATCAATACGGCCAGTGTGACCTGGATGTTACTCAATTGGGTTTGGAATCACCTGCCAGTATATCTAGTGATATGAATAGCCAAAGTTCGGTTGAAAATATCAGACCTTCAAGTGTAGTACCACACCAGGTGAACCAATACTCAGATTGCTCCatacaacagcagcagcatcaaaaTCAAATACAGCAGCAAATGAATATGCATACTCACGCTCCGGCATCAAGTCCTCAGCAATCAATGGCGATCATAAACAACAATTCCTCGATGGATACAGGTAATTCTGGCAACCGAGCTAAACTACAATCATCACAATTACAGCAACAAAACAGTCGAGCCCCTACAACAAACCGATCGGCAACTCCGAAAGTTGGGAGAAATACCACTACGCCAGTGGGAAATCATCAACAAagtcaacaacagcagcagcagcgacaTCAAAACAGATCGACACCGCCGGTAGTGAACACAATACAACCATTAACTAGTCCAAGTCATCAACATCAGCAGCAAACGCAGCAACAAATGCAACAAGCCAATGTAActcaacagcaacaacaccaACATCAGCTAACTTTGCAGCAGCAAATGCATCAGTCCTACGGGCACATTTCTGGTTCTTCATTAGCCCATCAGAATCACTCCCAAAATATGCACCAAACGGGATACATAACATCACAGTTAGGCATACCAAGCCAAGGATATCCACAATCGCCTACATCGTATGGTAGCGTTCCGATGACGACAGTTATCCAACATCGTATGTCTGGTAGTCATACAAGTTTAGCAACTCCTAATAGCCTCCATAGCCCACACCAGCGGCTGGGGCCTTCTCCGTCGTCATGTGCAGTATCGTCGGCTAATAATTTCTATATACAAACAGGGAATGTCAGTCATCCTCAATCACATACCCCAATCCCAGCACCAACGACAACTCCGACACCAGCACCAACGCCAACACCCCAGATAGACAATTCTTGCCAAGCCTCTAGCCTTCAAGGATCTGTTAGTCAAGGTAACATTATTCAAGGATCGCTGTCATGTTTATCAAAATTGCAACAATTGACAACGAGTGTTGACATGACAGGATCGTCGTGCAATACGCCTCCTACAGCCGGTGGTGTCAACATAACGCCTCCACCAATTCATTCCACTCATGTGGGTGGTTCAATAACGCCATCGCCATCATCACATATGCCGAATCAGAACGCAGTACGGAATATTTCCACTCCACCGACTTCAATACAAACTCAAATGCCTTCACTCAACTATCACAAATACTACACCGGAAATATGAACGTTTCTCCCATAACCGGATCACAGAATAGTTCGGGTAGACTATCGAGGAACACCGCTTCAGCTCCCATTCAGCACATGGGCAATACATCCAGCCGTGTTAGCTCTAACGTAGCCATCAGTCCAAACCTCATGTCTCCATACAGCACCCTAAATACGGCATATCGTATGTCCGCCGCACAGTCGTCATCTACCGGTGGTTATATACCGAACCCTGCTGCAGGGTTTATAAACAATGCTACCCAAATACCTGTACAAATGGGTGTGATGAATATGCAATCCCAGTATCAAGATCCCTCGGCTATACAACGTGCTCAGCAAAATTCCATGTACCCTGCTGCATATTCCGCTTATTTGCCCGCTATGCGGCGATAG